The Streptomyces sp. Alt3 genome has a segment encoding these proteins:
- a CDS encoding ABC transporter substrate-binding protein, translating to MELNRRSVLAAIGAGTATAALAGCGGGASSAGSADGPAEGEITLLTPIYEGANGKTLLEQEILGGFRKKYPDVKVNVDYTTYAQLNEKITTGLAGGLLPDVLMMGVGWIPPFAAKKAIAKLPEELATAHDYEKRVLEPSRYDGKLYALPVVLDTRIVVYRKDHFAEAGIRKTPANWAELRAVAKQLTRNGRVGFDPFSIELRQCWETFLFANGGQLFSSDGKKVLFTDARGVEALQFFKDLVKDGSADYSKKTDIGTPSNVQTGKASMMMTSSALWVQTKEQNPELIEGDKLGAFVLANRRPAMLQGGTLVTQAARSKHPAAARALVEYLASPESVLGAAEQRGSVPGLRDLEDTGYVKENQFVDLSLQNLEHAVSEGGTAAWMEIREKIKPTLEPAIVGDQSAKDAIAELGRLAEAAIGRM from the coding sequence ATGGAACTCAACAGACGGTCCGTGCTCGCCGCGATCGGCGCGGGCACTGCCACGGCCGCTCTCGCCGGCTGTGGTGGCGGCGCGTCGTCCGCCGGCTCGGCCGACGGCCCCGCCGAGGGCGAGATCACTCTGCTCACCCCGATCTACGAGGGTGCGAACGGCAAGACGCTGCTCGAGCAGGAGATCCTCGGCGGGTTCCGGAAGAAGTATCCGGACGTCAAGGTGAACGTGGACTACACCACGTATGCACAGCTCAACGAGAAGATCACCACCGGTCTCGCGGGCGGGCTGCTGCCCGACGTCCTGATGATGGGCGTCGGCTGGATCCCCCCGTTCGCGGCGAAGAAGGCGATAGCCAAGCTCCCGGAGGAGCTAGCCACCGCGCACGACTACGAGAAGCGGGTGCTGGAGCCGTCGCGCTACGACGGCAAGCTCTATGCCCTGCCCGTCGTCCTCGACACCCGCATCGTCGTGTACCGCAAGGATCACTTCGCGGAGGCCGGGATCAGGAAGACCCCGGCCAACTGGGCGGAGCTGCGGGCCGTCGCGAAGCAGCTGACCAGGAACGGCCGCGTCGGCTTCGACCCGTTCTCCATCGAGCTGCGCCAGTGCTGGGAGACCTTCCTCTTCGCCAACGGCGGTCAGCTGTTCAGCTCGGACGGCAAGAAGGTGCTGTTCACGGACGCACGCGGCGTCGAGGCCCTGCAGTTCTTCAAGGACCTGGTGAAGGACGGCTCGGCGGACTACTCGAAGAAGACGGACATCGGCACGCCGTCGAACGTACAGACGGGCAAGGCATCGATGATGATGACGAGCAGTGCCCTGTGGGTCCAGACCAAGGAGCAGAACCCGGAGCTGATCGAGGGCGACAAGCTCGGTGCGTTCGTCCTGGCCAACCGCAGGCCCGCGATGCTCCAGGGCGGCACGCTCGTCACCCAGGCGGCGCGTTCCAAGCACCCCGCCGCCGCCCGTGCGCTCGTCGAGTACCTCGCGTCTCCCGAGTCGGTCCTCGGCGCGGCCGAGCAGCGCGGCTCGGTGCCCGGGCTCCGCGACCTCGAAGACACGGGATACGTCAAGGAGAACCAGTTCGTCGATCTCTCCCTCCAGAACCTCGAGCATGCCGTCTCCGAGGGCGGCACGGCGGCCTGGATGGAGATCCGGGAAAAGATCAAGCCGACGCTGGAGCCCGCGATCGTCGGAGATCAGTCCGCGAAGGACGCCATCGCGGAGCTCGGCCGTCTCGCCGAGGCCGCCATCGGCCGGATGTGA
- a CDS encoding LacI family DNA-binding transcriptional regulator produces MSGVTIHQVAEAAGVSASTVSNVLNGRTDRMQAATLARVEQAIEQLNYRPNRAARMLRTGRIKVIGLIVPSVANPFWGALARELEAIALAEGYHVLLCNSERDPARELKYGEELLADGVSGVVLCSSLPSLDHMTPLLSRGLKMVAFDRTAQAGDPSSLASISVDNAMGAELATRHLIELGHRKLAFVSGSVHSVNRRERLRGFRSALEAAGLDPAGAIVWPGADTTEFGDKDAAELGRNAARELLSRPDPPTGFVAINDMCAIGICRGARDAGRGAGRDVSVVGFDDILLADLFEPPLTTVRQPLPEMAAETFQQLRARIDSAPAAGRSLLIRPRLVVRESTAPVPGAASIPAGASVPAAATVPATSAAPALAATGAGRRSDD; encoded by the coding sequence ATGAGCGGGGTAACGATCCATCAGGTCGCGGAGGCCGCAGGGGTCTCCGCGAGCACGGTCTCCAACGTCCTCAACGGGCGTACCGACCGTATGCAGGCGGCCACCCTTGCCCGGGTGGAGCAGGCGATCGAGCAGCTCAACTACCGGCCCAACCGGGCGGCGCGCATGCTGCGCACCGGACGGATCAAGGTCATAGGCCTGATCGTGCCCTCCGTCGCCAACCCCTTCTGGGGAGCGCTGGCCAGGGAGCTGGAGGCCATCGCGCTGGCCGAGGGGTACCACGTACTGCTCTGCAACAGCGAGCGCGATCCCGCCCGCGAGCTGAAGTACGGCGAGGAGCTGCTCGCCGACGGGGTGAGCGGGGTGGTTCTGTGCTCCTCGCTCCCCTCGCTCGACCACATGACACCGCTGCTGAGCCGGGGACTCAAGATGGTCGCCTTCGACCGGACCGCACAGGCGGGCGACCCGTCGTCGCTGGCCAGCATCAGTGTGGACAACGCGATGGGGGCGGAGCTGGCCACCCGGCACCTGATCGAACTGGGCCACCGGAAACTGGCCTTCGTCTCCGGCTCCGTGCACAGCGTGAACCGCCGCGAGCGGCTGCGTGGCTTCCGTTCGGCCCTGGAGGCGGCGGGACTCGATCCCGCCGGGGCGATCGTCTGGCCCGGAGCGGACACCACCGAGTTCGGGGACAAGGACGCGGCCGAACTCGGCCGGAACGCGGCCAGGGAGCTGCTCTCCCGGCCGGACCCGCCCACCGGCTTCGTCGCGATCAACGACATGTGCGCGATCGGGATCTGCCGGGGCGCCAGGGACGCGGGACGCGGCGCGGGCCGGGACGTCTCGGTGGTCGGCTTCGACGACATCCTGCTCGCCGACCTCTTCGAGCCACCACTGACCACGGTCCGCCAGCCGCTCCCGGAGATGGCCGCGGAGACGTTCCAGCAGCTGCGCGCCCGGATCGACTCCGCCCCCGCGGCCGGGCGCTCCCTGCTGATCAGGCCCCGGCTCGTGGTGCGCGAATCGACGGCCCCCGTTCCGGGGGCGGCCTCGATTCCGGCGGGGGCTTCCGTGCCCGCCGCTGCCACCGTGCCGGCCACGTCCGCGGCCCCGGCGCTCGCCGCGACGGGAGCCGGGCGCCGCTCCGACGACTGA
- a CDS encoding endo-1,4-beta-xylanase codes for MAQNPPGGRARPRPQTRTRRALSLVTAGVLAAAGVVALAGNAQAVGALGDAAAAKGRYFGTAVAANHLGEAAYASTLDAQFDSVTPENEMKWDAVESSRGSFSFSAADQIVSHAQSRGMKVRGHTLVWHSQLPDWVSGLAATDLRSAMNNHVTQVMTHYKGKIHSWDVVNEAFQDGSSGARRSSPFQDKLGNGFIEEAFRTARTVDADAKLCYNDYNTDGRNAKSNAVYDMVKDFRQRGVPIDCVGFQSHFNSNSPVPSDFQANLQRFADLGVDVQITELDIEGSGTAQAANYTKVVDACLAVTRCTGITVWGVTDKYSWRSSGTPLLFDGDYNKKPAYDAVLAALGGSDGGGDGGGTGACTATYTQTSTWNGGYNGQVTVKAGSSGITGWAVPVTVPSPQKVSAVWNGTPATAGDVMTVRHSWNGTLAAGASTTFGFTVQTNGSTSAPVVGVCTAS; via the coding sequence ATGGCCCAGAATCCCCCGGGCGGCCGCGCCCGCCCGCGTCCGCAGACCCGCACCCGACGCGCTCTGTCCCTCGTCACCGCGGGTGTCCTCGCCGCGGCAGGTGTCGTGGCACTCGCGGGCAACGCGCAGGCGGTCGGCGCCCTCGGTGACGCCGCGGCAGCCAAGGGTCGCTACTTCGGCACGGCTGTCGCCGCGAACCACCTCGGTGAAGCGGCGTACGCATCCACACTGGACGCCCAGTTCGACTCGGTCACACCCGAGAACGAGATGAAATGGGACGCGGTCGAGAGCTCCCGCGGCTCGTTCAGCTTCTCGGCGGCGGACCAGATCGTCAGCCACGCGCAGAGCAGGGGCATGAAGGTCAGGGGCCACACCCTCGTGTGGCACTCCCAGCTCCCCGACTGGGTGAGTGGTCTGGCCGCCACCGACCTCCGCTCGGCGATGAACAACCACGTCACCCAGGTGATGACCCACTACAAGGGCAAGATCCATTCCTGGGACGTGGTGAACGAGGCCTTCCAGGACGGAAGCAGCGGGGCGCGGCGCAGCTCCCCGTTCCAGGACAAGCTCGGCAACGGCTTCATCGAGGAGGCGTTCCGGACCGCTCGTACGGTCGATGCAGACGCCAAGCTCTGCTACAACGACTACAACACCGACGGTCGGAACGCGAAGAGCAACGCGGTCTACGACATGGTGAAGGACTTCAGGCAGCGCGGTGTCCCCATCGACTGCGTGGGGTTCCAGTCGCACTTCAACAGCAACTCGCCCGTCCCCTCAGACTTCCAGGCCAATCTGCAGCGGTTCGCCGATCTCGGTGTCGACGTGCAGATCACCGAACTGGACATCGAGGGTTCGGGTACGGCCCAGGCGGCGAACTACACCAAGGTGGTCGACGCCTGCCTGGCGGTCACCCGGTGCACGGGCATCACCGTCTGGGGCGTCACGGACAAGTACTCGTGGCGCAGCAGCGGCACCCCGCTGCTCTTCGACGGTGACTACAACAAGAAGCCGGCCTACGACGCGGTGCTCGCCGCGCTCGGCGGTTCCGACGGCGGCGGGGACGGAGGCGGAACCGGCGCCTGCACGGCGACGTACACCCAGACCTCGACATGGAACGGTGGGTACAACGGCCAGGTGACCGTCAAGGCCGGCAGTTCCGGCATCACCGGATGGGCGGTTCCGGTGACCGTTCCGTCGCCCCAGAAGGTCTCCGCCGTCTGGAACGGCACACCCGCCACGGCGGGCGACGTGATGACGGTCAGGCATTCCTGGAACGGCACCCTGGCTGCCGGCGCCTCGACCACCTTCGGATTCACCGTCCAGACGAACGGCAGTACGTCGGCACCCGTCGTGGGCGTCTGCACCGCTTCCTGA
- a CDS encoding SIMPL domain-containing protein, with product MNGTQSIDSPWGVSVFGAASVHAAPDLARLRVAISQTKNKPGEAFAATRTGVNRIREVLRGHGVPETAVSTSRLNLSSQWSYGNDRTFLGYECTASFVIELRELDILETVLVDVVDAGANEVKGVEFDVRTKRELRARARTAAVAAAREKAALYAEAAGVHLGPVIHIKDVDAEQMQSYRSHSSHHSGGGEGDLTPGRVTVSAGVVLGLSLIGG from the coding sequence ATGAACGGAACCCAGTCCATAGACAGCCCGTGGGGCGTGTCGGTGTTCGGAGCGGCGAGTGTGCATGCCGCGCCCGACCTGGCACGCCTCCGCGTCGCGATATCCCAGACGAAGAACAAGCCGGGCGAGGCGTTCGCCGCCACCCGGACCGGGGTGAACCGGATCCGGGAGGTACTGCGCGGGCACGGGGTGCCGGAGACCGCCGTGTCCACATCGAGGCTGAACCTGTCGTCCCAGTGGAGCTACGGCAACGACCGCACGTTCCTGGGTTACGAGTGCACCGCGTCCTTCGTGATCGAACTGCGTGAGCTGGACATCCTGGAGACGGTACTCGTCGACGTCGTGGACGCCGGGGCCAACGAGGTGAAGGGCGTCGAGTTCGACGTGCGCACGAAGAGGGAACTGCGCGCCCGTGCCCGTACGGCGGCCGTGGCCGCGGCCCGGGAGAAGGCCGCCCTGTACGCGGAGGCGGCCGGGGTGCACCTCGGACCCGTGATCCATATCAAGGATGTCGACGCCGAACAGATGCAGAGCTACCGCAGCCACAGCAGTCACCACAGCGGTGGCGGTGAAGGCGACCTCACGCCCGGCAGGGTGACGGTCTCCGCCGGGGTGGTCCTCGGCCTCTCGCTCATCGGCGGCTGA
- a CDS encoding serine hydrolase has protein sequence MAGDVSERGMSRRGLSGGILALGGALALAPIPFAGAAGAAAGVERGTGSPGGGAPGAASGTGTGMGPGRGGPTLRRGPAERAGLLPDQLDLLVADAEKYLADSPAHPWYAGAVLLAGRGGTVALHRPIGQAVRYASYDETTDSGVELPPDQQIAMAEDTVFDLASVSKLFTSILAVQQIERGTLELEAPVVSYLPEFGGGGKQDVTVRQLLTHTSGFRSWIPLYKEPTREGKLRLLWGEVPASAPGTKYLYSDLNLISLQLILEKITGRTQDALLREEITAPLGMRRTRYNPPASWKPKIAATEDARLPWSGLERGLVWGEVHDENAYSLGGVAGHAGVFSCAWDLAVLARTLLNGGVYGRSRILSEESVELLFTDFNTAFPGDEHGLGFELYQHWYMGAMATPRTAGHTGFTGTSLVLDPTTDSFLIVLGNSVHPVRTWRSGSAPRVAAANRMARAVPVRPARGRTAWFSGMANATTATLALPALRPAAARTTFTCALWWDTEPASDVLRLEASSDSGATWQPVAFTSAPEQEGRPGAPLPHPDGSVSGWSGRVWHRIEADLHIWRGKEVRLRWRYATDQLYVGRGAYVDDVRVQDGGRTLFDGNRAGDAGRIEATGWTVSPD, from the coding sequence ATGGCCGGTGACGTGTCGGAACGGGGAATGAGCCGTCGGGGGCTGAGCGGCGGGATACTGGCGCTGGGCGGAGCACTCGCCCTCGCGCCGATCCCCTTCGCGGGGGCCGCCGGAGCGGCGGCCGGCGTCGAGCGGGGTACGGGGTCGCCGGGCGGCGGAGCTCCGGGCGCGGCATCGGGAACCGGGACGGGTATGGGACCAGGGCGGGGCGGACCGACACTGCGTCGCGGACCGGCCGAACGTGCCGGGCTGCTGCCGGACCAGCTCGACCTGCTCGTCGCCGACGCGGAGAAGTACCTCGCCGACTCCCCCGCTCACCCCTGGTACGCGGGCGCCGTCCTGCTCGCGGGGCGGGGCGGCACGGTGGCTCTGCACCGGCCGATCGGGCAGGCGGTGCGCTACGCGTCGTACGACGAGACGACCGACTCGGGGGTCGAACTTCCACCGGACCAGCAGATCGCGATGGCCGAGGACACCGTCTTCGACCTGGCCTCGGTGTCCAAGCTGTTCACCTCGATCCTCGCCGTGCAGCAGATCGAGCGGGGCACGCTGGAGCTGGAGGCGCCGGTCGTCTCGTACCTCCCCGAGTTCGGCGGGGGCGGCAAGCAGGACGTCACGGTACGTCAGCTGCTCACCCACACGTCCGGTTTCCGGTCCTGGATCCCGCTCTACAAGGAGCCGACCCGTGAGGGGAAGCTGCGGCTGCTCTGGGGCGAGGTCCCGGCCTCGGCTCCCGGCACGAAGTACCTCTACTCCGACCTCAACCTGATCTCGCTGCAGCTGATCCTGGAGAAGATCACCGGCCGCACCCAGGACGCCCTGCTCCGCGAGGAGATCACCGCTCCGCTCGGGATGCGCCGCACCCGGTACAACCCGCCCGCCTCGTGGAAGCCGAAGATCGCGGCGACCGAGGACGCCCGGCTGCCCTGGTCGGGGCTGGAGCGGGGGCTGGTCTGGGGTGAGGTCCACGACGAGAACGCGTACAGCCTGGGCGGGGTGGCCGGCCACGCGGGTGTCTTCTCGTGTGCCTGGGATCTGGCCGTGCTGGCCCGGACACTGCTCAACGGGGGCGTCTACGGCAGGTCCCGGATCCTGTCCGAGGAGTCCGTGGAACTCCTGTTCACCGACTTCAACACCGCGTTCCCCGGCGATGAGCACGGGCTGGGCTTCGAGCTCTACCAGCACTGGTACATGGGGGCGATGGCCACACCGCGCACGGCGGGACACACGGGCTTCACCGGCACGAGCCTGGTCCTCGACCCGACGACCGACTCGTTCCTGATCGTGCTGGGCAACTCCGTCCATCCGGTGCGCACCTGGCGTTCGGGCAGTGCTCCGCGAGTCGCGGCGGCCAACCGGATGGCACGCGCGGTACCGGTCCGCCCGGCCCGGGGGCGCACCGCCTGGTTCTCCGGCATGGCGAACGCCACCACCGCGACACTCGCGCTGCCCGCACTCCGCCCGGCCGCCGCTCGCACGACCTTCACCTGCGCCCTCTGGTGGGACACCGAGCCGGCTTCGGACGTACTCCGGCTGGAGGCCTCGTCGGACTCCGGGGCGACATGGCAGCCCGTCGCCTTCACCTCCGCGCCGGAACAGGAGGGCCGGCCCGGGGCGCCACTGCCGCATCCGGACGGCTCGGTCTCCGGCTGGTCCGGGCGCGTGTGGCACCGGATCGAGGCCGATCTGCACATCTGGCGGGGCAAGGAGGTCCGGCTCCGATGGCGGTACGCCACCGATCAGTTGTACGTCGGGCGCGGTGCCTACGTGGACGACGTCCGGGTCCAGGACGGCGGGAGGACACTCTTCGACGGCAACAGGGCCGGCGACGCCGGGCGCATCGAGGCGACGGGCTGGACCGTTTCCCCCGATTGA